One part of the Musa acuminata AAA Group cultivar baxijiao chromosome BXJ1-5, Cavendish_Baxijiao_AAA, whole genome shotgun sequence genome encodes these proteins:
- the LOC135675133 gene encoding gamma-glutamyl peptidase 5-like encodes MKIEQEKRYALLLAARDSDYVTKMYNGYFNVFIQAFGEEGESWDLFRVVEGEFPDMEDLDKYDGFVVSGSPHDAYGNDLWILRLCFLLQTLHAMHKKVLGICFGHQVICRALGGRVAKAGGGWDVGIRKVIMVDDDMPRPKLFDRLGETPPSALIIECHQDEVWQVPVGAEVIGFSEKTGVEMFCVGDHILGIQGHPEYGKDILYNLMDRLVSSDCINGCFADDVKASLEEAEPDNQFWEKLCKTFLKGNNNEICCAVKVD; translated from the exons ATGAAGATAgagcaggagaagaggtatgcTCTCCTTTTAGCAGCCAGGGACTCGGACTACGTCACGAAGATGTATAATGGCTACTTCAACGTGTTTATACAAGCCTTCGGGGAGGAAGGTGAGAGCTGGGACTTGTTTAGGGTGGTGGAGGGAGAGTTTCCCGACATGGAAGACCTCGACAAGTATGATGGCTTCGTCGTCAGCGGCAGCCCTCATGATGCCTATGGCAATGACCTGTGGATCCTGAGGCTGTGCTTTCTTCTCCAAACGTTGCATGCCATGCACAAGAAAGTTCTAGGGATTTGCTTTGGCCACCAA GTAATATGCCGCGCGTTGGGCGGTCGGGTTGCCAAGGCTGGTGGAGGTTGGGATGTCGGGATCAGGAAGGTGATCATGGTGGACGATGACATGCCTCGCCCTAAGCTCTTCGATCGACTGGGAGAGACCCCACCCTCCGCTTTGATCATCGAATGCCACCAAGACGAG GTGTGGCAAGTTCCGGTGGGAGCTGAAGTGATCGGCTTCTCGGAGAAGACCGGCGTGGAGATGTTCTGCGTCGGAGATCACATCCTAGGCATTCAAGGACATCCCGAGTACGGCAAGGACATACTCTACAACCTCATGGATCGTCTTGTTAGCAGTGACTGTATCAAT GGATGCTTTGCTGATGATGTGAAGGCGAGCTTGGAGGAGGCTGAACCAGATAACCAATTCTGGGAGAAGCTGTGCAAGACCTTCCTCAAGGGTAACAACAATGAGATCTGCTGTGCAGTAAAAGTTGACTGA